Proteins encoded in a region of the Mucilaginibacter sabulilitoris genome:
- a CDS encoding glycoside hydrolase family 95 protein encodes MITKRFTSITTVLLFASTWSFAQKQVLRLHYDKPAATWEETLPLGNGRLGMMPDGGVNDEKIVLNDITLWSGSPQDANNYDAYKSLPQIRELLLAGKNVEAQALIDKDFVCKGPGSGGRQWGCYQVLGDLDLKFDYKQADAKATNYQRELSLSNAMANCSYQVNGVTYKREYFTSFGDDVDMIRLTADKPGQLNFSINMSRPERSVTSTSGNTLQMQGRLDNGTDGNGMQYLANVRAKLTGGSISSTSNSLVVKNATEVIIYISAATDFRKPDFKQCIQRDLDAAMKRPYAQQKQQHIANFQKLFNRVDINLGVNGDNPETTDQQLLSFHKSPDTHKDMPVLFFQFGRYLSICSTRIGLLPPNLQGLWANQIHTPWNGDYHLDVNVQMNHFPVEVANLSELNLPLVELVRGLVKNGEKTAKAYYNADGWVAHVITNVWGFTEPGESASWGVTKAGSGWLCSNIWDHYAFTNDKAYLKSIYPILKGSAQFYSSILIKDPKTGWMVTAPSSSPENSFMMPDGSGRHASICMGATIDNQIMRELFTNVITASETLGIDPAFRDTLKVRLKQIPPAGVVSKDGRIQEWLEDYQETEPQHRHISHLYGIYPAAEITPEGTPELAEAAKKTLNVRGDDGPSWSIAYKQLFWARLHDGNRAYKLFTEIMKPTLRTDINYGSGGGIYANLLSAGPPFQIDGNFGTTAGIAEMLIQSHEGYINLLPAIPDCWKASGEVKGLRARGNFTVDFKWKDGKVTSYKIISTTPHSVKVKVNGAIKTVTAQKA; translated from the coding sequence ATGATAACCAAACGTTTCACATCTATAACAACGGTACTGCTGTTTGCATCAACATGGAGTTTTGCCCAAAAGCAGGTGTTAAGATTGCATTATGACAAACCCGCCGCAACCTGGGAAGAAACCCTGCCGCTCGGAAACGGGCGCCTGGGGATGATGCCCGATGGCGGAGTGAATGATGAAAAAATTGTTCTGAACGATATTACCCTGTGGTCTGGCTCACCGCAGGATGCCAACAATTACGATGCTTATAAAAGCTTGCCGCAAATACGCGAATTGCTGCTCGCCGGAAAAAATGTGGAAGCTCAGGCCCTGATTGATAAGGACTTTGTATGTAAAGGCCCGGGTTCTGGCGGCAGGCAATGGGGTTGCTACCAGGTTTTAGGCGATCTTGACCTGAAGTTTGACTATAAGCAGGCCGATGCAAAGGCAACCAATTATCAAAGAGAGCTTTCGTTAAGTAATGCTATGGCCAATTGCAGCTACCAGGTTAACGGCGTTACCTATAAACGCGAGTATTTTACCAGCTTTGGTGATGATGTGGATATGATTAGGTTAACAGCCGATAAACCCGGCCAGCTTAATTTTAGTATCAATATGTCACGCCCCGAAAGATCTGTTACCAGCACATCAGGAAATACACTGCAAATGCAGGGCCGTCTTGATAATGGTACCGATGGAAATGGCATGCAATACCTGGCCAATGTACGGGCTAAATTAACAGGTGGCAGCATTAGTTCTACATCAAACAGTCTGGTTGTGAAAAATGCTACTGAGGTTATTATTTATATATCAGCAGCTACCGATTTCAGAAAGCCCGATTTTAAACAATGTATCCAGCGTGATCTTGATGCCGCTATGAAAAGGCCCTATGCACAGCAAAAGCAACAGCATATTGCAAACTTTCAAAAGCTGTTTAATCGGGTAGATATTAATTTAGGGGTAAATGGCGATAATCCTGAAACTACCGATCAGCAATTGTTAAGTTTTCATAAATCACCCGATACTCATAAGGATATGCCTGTACTGTTTTTTCAGTTTGGAAGGTATCTGAGTATTTGCAGTACCCGCATCGGTTTGTTGCCGCCAAACCTGCAAGGATTATGGGCAAATCAGATACACACGCCATGGAACGGTGATTATCACCTTGATGTGAACGTACAAATGAACCATTTCCCGGTAGAGGTAGCTAATCTTTCTGAACTTAATTTACCGCTGGTTGAGTTGGTGCGCGGTCTTGTTAAAAACGGTGAAAAAACCGCTAAAGCGTATTACAACGCCGACGGATGGGTGGCTCATGTAATTACCAACGTATGGGGCTTTACCGAACCCGGTGAAAGTGCCTCATGGGGTGTCACCAAAGCAGGTTCGGGTTGGTTATGCAGTAATATTTGGGATCATTATGCTTTTACTAACGATAAGGCTTATTTAAAAAGTATTTATCCTATTTTAAAAGGTTCGGCGCAATTTTACAGCAGTATCCTCATTAAAGATCCTAAAACCGGATGGATGGTTACCGCACCGTCTTCATCACCCGAAAATAGCTTTATGATGCCCGATGGCAGCGGTCGGCACGCCAGCATTTGCATGGGGGCAACTATAGATAACCAGATCATGAGGGAGTTATTTACCAATGTAATTACCGCTTCTGAAACATTAGGTATTGACCCGGCTTTTCGTGATACCCTCAAAGTAAGGTTGAAACAAATACCTCCGGCAGGCGTAGTCAGCAAAGATGGCCGCATACAGGAATGGCTGGAAGATTATCAGGAAACGGAACCACAACACAGACATATATCTCACCTTTACGGTATATACCCGGCCGCTGAAATTACTCCAGAAGGTACACCCGAGTTGGCCGAAGCCGCAAAAAAAACTTTGAATGTACGCGGCGACGATGGGCCAAGCTGGTCAATTGCTTATAAACAATTGTTTTGGGCACGGCTACATGATGGTAACAGGGCCTACAAATTGTTTACCGAAATTATGAAACCAACACTGCGTACTGATATAAATTACGGTTCAGGCGGTGGCATTTATGCCAATCTGTTGTCTGCCGGTCCGCCGTTCCAGATTGACGGAAACTTTGGTACTACCGCCGGTATTGCCGAAATGTTGATACAAAGCCACGAGGGTTATATCAATCTGCTGCCCGCTATTCCGGATTGCTGGAAAGCATCAGGCGAGGTTAAGGGTTTAAGAGCCCGCGGCAATTTTACGGTTGATTTTAAGTGGAAAGATGGTAAGGTAACCAGCTATAAAATTATCTCAACCACGCCTCACAGTGTGAAGGTTAAAGTGAACGGGGCAATAAAAACAGTAACTGCCCAAAAAGCCTGA